Proteins found in one Neurospora crassa OR74A linkage group II, whole genome shotgun sequence genomic segment:
- a CDS encoding high affinity glucose transporter yields MAGTRNPIHGLTGKPLIYFTSIFVSLGVFLFGYDQGVMSGIITGPYFKDYFNQPTSAQIGTMVAILEIGALISSLLVGRIGDIIGRRKTILYGSCIFFVGGALQTMATDMAMMMTGRIIAGLGVGMLSTIVPVYQSEISPPHNRGKLACIEFSGNIIGYTTSVWVDYFCGFLEGNISWRLPLLMQCIMGALLGLGSLIIVESPRWLLDNDHDEEGIVVIANLYGGGDIHNPRARDEFREIKMGVLLARQEGERTYSEMFKRYSRRVFIAMSAQALAQLNGINVISYYAPLVFESAGWVGHDAVLMTGFNGITYLLSTIPPWYIVDRWGRRHILLTGAVAMVLSLSAISYFLYLDTHWTPSAVVVMVMIYNAAFGYSWGPIPWLYPPEILPLKIRSKGASLSTATNWAFNFLVGEMTPILQELIHWRLYLIHAFFCAVSFVIVYFLYPETCGVRLEDMDALFGDSTNAFGTPTVSTPSLHAEVDPLVGPGSPVPRLDIRGRPLASAAIPGLPIDPPDEVEIINKSSSNQNRGGIGGLLSRLVGRRGRGSAEGSDSGSYAPLRQGDD; encoded by the exons ATGGCGGGAACACGAAACCCCATTCATGGCCTTACTGGCAAACCGCTAAT CTACTTCACTTCCATTTTTGTGTCATTAGGCGTCTTTCTTTTTGGATATGATCAGGGCGTCATGTCCGGCATCATTAC CGGTCCGTATTTCAAGGACTATTTCAATCAGCCAACAAGCGCGCAAATAGGCACTATGGTTGCGATTCTGGAAATAGGTGCCCTCATCTCCTCGCTCCTGGTGGGCAGAATTGGTGATATCATTGGCCGCCGCAAGACTATCCTGTACGGATCGTGCATCTTTTTCGTGGGCGGTGCCTTGCAAACGATGGCCACTGATatggccatgatgatgactgGGCGTATTATTGCTGGCTTGGGTGTCGGCATGCTCTCCACTATCGTTCCGGTCTACCAGTCCGAGATCTCGCCTCCTCATAACAGAGGAAAGCTTGCTTGTATTGAGTTCTCGGGTAACATCATTGGTTACACAACCTCTGTCTGGGTAGATTACTTCTGTGGGTTCCTTGAGGGTAACATCTCGTGGCGTCTTCCGCTTCTCATGCAATGTATCATGGGCGCGTTGCTCGGACTAGGAAGTCTGATTATAGTGGAATCACCCAG ATGGCTCCTGGACAATGATCATGACGAGGAGGGCATCGTCGTGATTGCCAACCTGTACGGCGGTGGTGACATCCATAATCCTCGCGCCAGGGATGAGTTCAGAGAAATCAAGATGGGCGTGTTGCTTGCGCGCCAGGAGGGCGAAAGAACATACAGTGAGATGTTCAAGCGATACAGCCGTCGCGTCTTCATCGCTATGTCGGCTCAAGCCCTGGCGCAGCTCAACGGCATAAACGTCATCTCGTACTACGCACCCCTCGTGTTCGAGTCTGCAGGCTGGGTGGGCCACGACGCCGTGTTGATGACTGGCTTCAACGGCATCACTTACTTATTGTCGACGATTCCGCCATGGTACATCGTCGACCGCTGGGGTCGTCGGCATATCCTCTTGACGGGTGCTGTGGCTATGGTGCTTTCCCTGTCCGCTATTTCGTACTTCTTGTACCTTGATACTCATTGGACACCGTCTGCAGTTGTGGTTATGGTCATGATTTACAATGCGGCATTCGGATACTCATGGGGCCCCATTCCCTGGTTGTACCCGCCGGAGATATTGCCCTTGAAGATTCGATCCAAGGGTGCTAGTCTTTCAACAGCGACGAACTGGGCGTTCAACTTCTTGGTTGGAGAGATGACGCCCATTTTACAAGAGTTGATTCACTGGAGGCTGTACTTGATTCATGCCTTCTTCTGCGCTGTTAGTTTTGTAATTG tatatttcctttatccCGAAACTTGCGGTGTCCGGCTTGAGGACATGGACGCCCTCTTTGGTGATTCCACCAACGCATTTGGCACGCCCACCGTCAGCACCCCGTCACTTCATGCTGAGGTTGATCCTCTCGTTGGTCCGGGCTCACCCGTGCCACGGCTGGATATTCGAGGTCGGCCACTCGCCAGTGCGGCCATTCCCGGCCTGCCGATCGATCCTCCGGATGAGGTtgagattataaataagagttCCTCCAACCAAAACAGGGGCGGAATCGGCGGCTTGTTGTCGAGGTTGGTTGgacggagagggagaggaagtgCCGAGGGATCTGATAGTGGTAGCTATGCGCCACTTCGGCAAGGCGATGACTAG